The Candidatus Binatia bacterium genome window below encodes:
- a CDS encoding NAD(P)/FAD-dependent oxidoreductase produces MKRGAFVRGAGAALGAAAAPDFAIRAASRALGRERIVIVGGGIAGLVTAMHLRDAGIASTIYESSSRVGGRMHSERRYWAAGQHTEWCGAMVDSTHLNIRGLAKRFGLGLLDTRAARPPHARDTCYLDGRYYAMTDADRDFAKIYPILQAQLAKVNPTTTYANATPEARRIDATSMRDWIVRYVPGGLDSQLGRLIAESYRNEYGREIEELSALNLVMQLGQQRTWEKDRHMNVLGYSDQRYILADGSQAIPEAIAAHLPAGTILFGRRMLSIERTARGAYELRFNNAGAIETVRADRVVLALPFIGLRGLDYSGAGFDSAKTTAIESLGYGYHTKLHLQFDRRAWMRPVHPWPEPTSGQIWTTLRVQSALDFSLGQRGTQGLIEVFTAGGAAMADTPPVPYATIGDSEAVGRHVRTFFEQLDRIWPGVAQYWNGKATFGNAQADPNILASYSCWLVGQCTTIAGHEATVQGRVHFAGEHTSVAYQGFMEGGAESGYRAAGEILADYGIGTKSRTG; encoded by the coding sequence TTGAAGCGCGGCGCCTTCGTTCGCGGGGCGGGCGCGGCGCTCGGCGCGGCGGCCGCGCCGGACTTCGCGATTCGCGCCGCGTCGCGCGCGCTCGGGCGCGAGCGCATCGTCATCGTCGGCGGCGGCATCGCAGGTCTCGTGACCGCGATGCATCTGCGCGACGCCGGCATCGCCTCGACGATCTACGAGTCGTCGTCGCGCGTCGGCGGCCGGATGCACTCCGAGCGGCGCTATTGGGCCGCGGGGCAGCACACGGAGTGGTGCGGCGCGATGGTGGACTCGACGCACCTCAACATTCGCGGGCTCGCCAAGCGCTTCGGCCTCGGGCTGCTCGACACGCGCGCGGCGCGCCCGCCGCACGCGCGCGATACGTGCTACCTCGACGGCCGCTACTACGCGATGACCGACGCCGACCGCGACTTCGCGAAGATCTATCCGATCCTTCAGGCGCAGCTCGCCAAGGTGAACCCGACGACGACGTACGCCAACGCCACGCCCGAGGCGCGCCGCATCGACGCGACGAGCATGCGCGATTGGATCGTGCGCTACGTTCCCGGCGGCCTGGACTCGCAGCTCGGACGGCTGATCGCCGAGTCGTATCGCAATGAGTACGGCCGCGAGATCGAGGAACTCAGCGCGCTCAATCTCGTCATGCAGCTCGGCCAGCAACGCACGTGGGAGAAAGACCGCCACATGAACGTGCTCGGCTACTCCGACCAGCGCTACATCCTCGCCGACGGCAGCCAAGCGATCCCCGAGGCGATCGCGGCGCATCTCCCCGCGGGCACGATTCTCTTCGGCCGCCGGATGCTCTCGATCGAGCGCACCGCGCGCGGCGCCTACGAGCTGCGTTTCAATAACGCGGGCGCGATCGAGACGGTCCGTGCCGATCGCGTCGTCTTGGCGCTGCCGTTCATCGGTCTGCGCGGGCTCGACTACTCCGGCGCGGGCTTCGATTCGGCGAAGACGACCGCAATCGAGAGTCTCGGGTACGGCTATCACACGAAGCTCCACCTGCAGTTCGACCGCCGCGCGTGGATGCGGCCGGTGCATCCGTGGCCCGAGCCGACGAGCGGCCAGATCTGGACGACGCTGCGCGTTCAGAGCGCGCTCGACTTTTCGCTCGGCCAACGCGGCACGCAGGGGCTCATCGAGGTCTTCACCGCCGGCGGCGCCGCGATGGCCGACACGCCGCCGGTTCCATACGCGACGATCGGCGACTCCGAGGCGGTCGGGCGCCACGTACGCACGTTCTTCGAGCAGCTCGATCGCATCTGGCCCGGCGTCGCGCAGTATTGGAACGGCAAAGCGACGTTCGGAAACGCACAGGCCGATCCGAACATCCTCGCGAGTTACTCGTGCTGGCTCGTCGGGCAGTGCACGACGATCGCCGGCCACGAGGCGACGGTGCAAGGGCGCGTCCACTTCGCCGGCGAGCACACCTCGGTTGCGTACCAAGGTTTCATGGAAGGCGGCGCCGAGTCGGGTTACCGCGCGGCCGGCGAGATTCTCGCGGATTACGGGATAGGAACGAAGTCCCGAACG